Below is a window of Pseudodesulfovibrio sp. 5S69 DNA.
GAGGGTTCCGATCATGAACACGCCGCCCAGCAGCAGGAGCAGGCTCAGAGAACCGCGGAACGGAACGTTGAACAGGAACACGGCCATGACGATGCACAGGACCAGGCCGCCCATGCCGAGCAGGAAATAGGGGATCAGCTTGCCCAGGACGATCTCCAGCCGCCTGACCGGGGTGACCAGCAAGGCCTCCATGGTCCCCCGCTCCCACTCCCTGGCCATGACCATGGCGGTCAGCAGCGTGCCGATCAGGGTCATGATGATGGCCATGAGGCCGGGCACCAGGAAGTTCTCGCTGCGGATGGCCTCGTTGAACCAGATGCGCTGCTTCAAGTCCACCAGCCCGACCCGCGCCAGGTTCTCCGCCCCCGGCAGGGTCTCGGAAAACTCGACCAGCCAGCGGTTCCAGGTCATGGTCACGTAGCCGAGGATCTGCAGGGCCCGGTTGGAGTCCACGCCGTTGACGACCAACTGCACCGGGGCCTGGCCACCGGTCCTCAGGCGGCGGGTGAAGTCCGACTGCAAGCGGATGACCGCGTCCACCTGTCGGTCCAGCAGCATCTGCTCCGCCTCGCCCCAGGAGGTCGTGGGCACCATGCCGAAATACTCGGAGTGGCGGAAGCGGGCCAGCAGGGTCGAGGCCGTGGGGTCGGGCTTGTCCATGACAAAG
It encodes the following:
- a CDS encoding ABC transporter permease, which encodes MRSRLDFTRLRALLAKEWLQIIRDPSSIALAFVIPIIMLLLFGYGISLDPKKLPVAFVMDKPDPTASTLLARFRHSEYFGMVPTTSWGEAEQMLLDRQVDAVIRLQSDFTRRLRTGGQAPVQLVVNGVDSNRALQILGYVTMTWNRWLVEFSETLPGAENLARVGLVDLKQRIWFNEAIRSENFLVPGLMAIIMTLIGTLLTAMVMAREWERGTMEALLVTPVRRLEIVLGKLIPYFLLGMGGLVLCIVMAVFLFNVPFRGSLSLLLLLGGVFMIGTLGLGLFISSTAKNQFVAGQIALLAAFLPSFFLSGFIFELTSTPIFIQVLSFVVPAKYFVNIVQTLFLAGDVASVLLPNLAGMVVLALVFMTLAFRKTRKSLE